One part of the Raphanus sativus cultivar WK10039 chromosome 7, ASM80110v3, whole genome shotgun sequence genome encodes these proteins:
- the LOC108817938 gene encoding myosin-16-like isoform X4, which yields MEKYKEASFKELSPHVFAIGGIAYREMINEGRNKCILVSGESGSGKTETTKVLMRYLAYFGGHTAGEGRTVENQVLESNPVLEAFGNAKTVKNNNSSRFGKFVEIQFDDIGRISGAAIRTYLLERSRVCQVSDPERNYHCFYLLCAAPPEDVERFKLGDPKSFRYLNQSSCFELDGVNDAEEYLATRKAMDVVGISEQEQDAIFRVVAAILHLGNIEFCKGEDADSSSLKDEQSMFHLQMTSELLMCDSHSLEDALCKRMMVTPEEVIKRSLDPLGAAVSRDGLAKTIYSRLFDWLVNKINISIGQDSHSRRLIGVLDIYGFESFKANSFEQFCINYTNEKLQQHFNQHVFKMEQGEYEKEEIDWSYVEFVDNQEVVDLIEKKPGGIIALLDEACMLPKSTPETFSEKLYQTFRDHKRFIKPKLTRSDFTLVHYAGDVRYQSDQFLDKNKDYVVAEHQDLLNASKCSFLSGLFPPLPKESSKSKFSSIGARFKLQLQQLMETLNYTEPHYIRCVKPNNLLQPTVFDNANVLHQLRSGGVLEAIRVKCAGYPTNRTFIEFLNRFIILAPEILKGEYEADVACKWILEKKGLTGYQIGKSKVFLRAGQMAELDAHRTRVLGEAARMIQGQVRTRLTRERYVLMRRASVQIQANWRRNIAGNICRHMRREEAAIKIQKNLRRQVAKKEYGKTKSSAVTLQSGVRTMVARHEFRYKLKSKAATVIQSYWRGYSAISDYKKLKKASLVYQSKLRGRIARKQLGQSNQADKKKETEHEREVELSNRVEEAVDMSSDDAENGDEQYPKIFIRADSGLDKSFVVPSEQSGDEEIEHERQTKHSILTEDGTEKSIVLEKEKPYNNFSVVSHITNPIRDTEVESLTAEVEMLKALLVVEKQRADISERKCSEARELGERRRKRLEETERRVYQLQDSLNRLLYSMSDQFSQLKSILRSPSMSSTVATVPVVRDDLADSSENSEASSSDSDFTFPAPSTSSADNSNLQVIVQDLSSTEAKGTENYDNDKERGFEDYF from the exons ATGGAAAAGTACAAGGAAGCCTCGTTCAAAGAGCTGAGCCCTCATGTTTTTGCAATTGGTGGCATTGCATATAG GGAGATGATCAATGAGGGCAGGAATAAATGTATATTGGTAAGTGGTGAAAGTGGGTCTGGAAAGACAGAAACCACTAAGGTGCTCATGCGTTACCTTGCATACTTTGGAGGGCATACTGCAGGTGAAGGAAGGACGGTTGAGAACCAAGTTTTAGAA TCAAATCCAGTTCTCGAGGCATTTGGAAATGCTAAGACTGTTAAGAACAACAATTCCAG TCGTTTTGGGAAGTTTGTGGAGATTCAGTTTGATGACATTGGTAGAATATCTGGGGCAGCCATCAGAACCTACCTCTTGGAGAGGTCTCGTGTTTGCCAAGTTTCAGATCCTGAACGTAATTATCACTGCTTTTACCTCTTGTGTGCTGCTCCTCCAGAG GATGTTGAGAGATTTAAATTAGGGGATCCTAAGTCATTTCGCTATCTTAACCAATCTAGCTGCTTCGAACTTGATGGTGTAAATGATGCAGAGGAGTATCTTGCTACTAGAAAAGCTATGGATGTAGTTGGAATAAGTGAACAAGAACAG GATGCAATTTTCAGAGTTGTGGCTGCCATTCTCCATCTTGGAAATATTGAATTTTGCAAAGGAGAAGATGCTGATTCCTCATCTCTAAAAGATGAACAGTCAATGTTTCATCTCCAAATGACGTCAGAATTGCTCAT GTGTGATTCCCATTCCTTAGAAGATGCTTTGTGTAAGCGTATGATGGTCACCCCAGAAGAAGTTATAAAAAGAAGTCTTGATCCTCTTGGCGCTGCCGTTAGTAGGGATGGTTTAGCAAAGACAATATACTCTAGACTCTTTGATTG GTTGGTGAACAAGATAAATATCTCTATCGGCCAAGACTCGCACTCTAGGCGCTTGATCGGAGTCCTTGATATTTATGGTTTTGAGAGCTTTAAAGCCAACAG TTTTGAACAATTCTGCATTAATTACACCAATGAGAAGCTGCAACAGCATTTCAACCAG CATGTATTCAAAATGGAACAAGGTGAGTATGAGAAAGAAGAAATAGATTGGAGCTACGTGGAGTTTGTTGATAATCAAGAAGTCGTGGATCTTATTGAAAAG AAGCCCGGTGGTATTATTGCTCTTCTAGATGAAGCATG CATGCTACCCAAATCAACTCCTGAAACATTTTCGGAGAAGCTGTATCAAACATTCAGGGATCATAAGCGCTTCATAAAACCAAAATTGACTCGATCAGATTTTACATTAGTTCATTATGCAGGGGAT gttcGATACCAGTCGGATCAATTTTTAGACAAAAACAAAGACTATGTTGTTGCTGAGCATCAGGATTTGTTAAATGCTTCCAAATGTTCATTTTTGTCAGGTCTTTTTCCTCCTCTTCCTAAAGAGAGTAGCAAATCTAAGTTTTCATCCATTGGCGCTCGTTTCAAG CTACAATTGCAACAGCTGATGGAGACACTGAACTATACTGAACCGCACTACATCAGATGTGTGAAGCCAAACAATTTGTTGCAGCCAACAGTGTTTGACAATGCCAATGTCTTGCATCAGTTACGCTCTGGG GGTGTTCTTGAGGCCATCAGAGTGAAATGCGCTGGATATCCAACAAATAGGACTTTCATCGAATTCTTAAATCGATTTATCATTCTTGCACCGGAGATTCTGAAAGGAGA GTACGAAGCAGATGTTGCATGCAAGTGGATTTTGGAGAAAAAGGGACTTACAGGTTACCAG ATTGGAAAAAGTAAAGTTTTCCTTAGAGCTGGTCAGATGGCAGAGCTAGATGCACACAGAACAAGGGTGCTCGGCGAAGCAGCGAGGATGATTCAAGGGCAAGTTAGAACCCGTCTGACAAGAGAACGATACGTTCTCATGCGGAGGGCTTCAGTTCAAATACAGGCTAATTGGAGAA GAAACATTGCAGGAAACATATGCAGGCACATGAGAAGGGAGGAAGCTGCCATCAAAATTCAGAAAAACTTACGTAGACAGGTTGCAAAGAAAGAGTATGGAAAGACCAAATCATCAGCAGTCACCTTGCAAAGCGGAGTCCGGACAATGGTTGCACGCCATGAATTCCGTTATAAGTTGAAGTCTAAGGCAGCAACTGTGATCCAG TCGTACTGGCGTGGTTACAGTGCTATATCTGACTACAAGAAACTGAAAAAAGCTTCTCTGGTTTATCAAAGTAAACTCAGAGGAAGAATTGCCAGAAAACAGTTGGGACAGTCAAATCAG GCTGACAAAAAGAAAGAGACAGAACATGAAAGAGAGGTGGAGCTTTCCAATAGAGTGGAAGAGGCAGTTGATATGTCAAGTGATGATGCGGAGAATGGAGACGAACAGTATCCGAAAATCTTCATCCGAGCAGATAGTGGACTTGATAAGTCCTTTGTAGTGCCTTCAGAGCAAAGTGGTGATGAAGAGATAGAACATGAAAGACAGACAAAACATTCCATCCTAACAGAGGACGGAACTGAAAAGTCCATTGTTCTCGAAAAAGAGAAGCCTTATAATAACTTTTCTGTTGTAAGCCACATAACGAATCCTATTCGTGATACAGAAGTTGAGTCCCTCACTGCCGAAGTTGAGATGTTGAAG GCCTTGTTGGTAGTTGAGAAACAAAGAGCTGACATTTCCGAGAGAAAATGTTCTGAAGCCAGAGAACTTGGTGAGAGAAGACGCAAAAGATTAGAAGAAACCGAAAGAAGAGTTTACCAACTACAAGACTCTTTGAACAG GTTGTTATATTCTATGTCGGACCAATTCTCGCAACTAAAATCCATCTTAAGATCTCCGTCTATGTCTTCAACGGTGGCTACAGTGCCAGTTGTACGTGATGATCTTGCTGACAGCTCTGAGAACTCTGAAGCTTCCTCAAGTGATTCTGATTTCACTTTTCCGGCTCCATCTACTTCTTCTGCAGATAATTCAAATCTGCAAGTCATTGTTCAAGATCTATCAAGCACAGAAGCCAAAG GAACAGAGAACTATGACAATGATAAGGAAAGGGGCTTTGAAGATTACTTTTGA
- the LOC108817938 gene encoding myosin-16-like isoform X2, which produces MAENVMVDSHVWVEDPDVAWIDGVVVDIKGDVATVKTNDDREVTANLSKLYIKDDEAPSEGVEDMTRLSYLHEPAVLENLAIRYGLNEIYTYTGNILIAVNPFQGLPHLYDVAVMEKYKEASFKELSPHVFAIGGIAYREMINEGRNKCILVSGESGSGKTETTKVLMRYLAYFGGHTAGEGRTVENQVLESNPVLEAFGNAKTVKNNNSSRFGKFVEIQFDDIGRISGAAIRTYLLERSRVCQVSDPERNYHCFYLLCAAPPEDVERFKLGDPKSFRYLNQSSCFELDGVNDAEEYLATRKAMDVVGISEQEQDAIFRVVAAILHLGNIEFCKGEDADSSSLKDEQSMFHLQMTSELLMCDSHSLEDALCKRMMVTPEEVIKRSLDPLGAAVSRDGLAKTIYSRLFDWLVNKINISIGQDSHSRRLIGVLDIYGFESFKANSFEQFCINYTNEKLQQHFNQHVFKMEQGEYEKEEIDWSYVEFVDNQEVVDLIEKKPGGIIALLDEACMLPKSTPETFSEKLYQTFRDHKRFIKPKLTRSDFTLVHYAGDVRYQSDQFLDKNKDYVVAEHQDLLNASKCSFLSGLFPPLPKESSKSKFSSIGARFKLQLQQLMETLNYTEPHYIRCVKPNNLLQPTVFDNANVLHQLRSGGVLEAIRVKCAGYPTNRTFIEFLNRFIILAPEILKGEYEADVACKWILEKKGLTGYQIGKSKVFLRAGQMAELDAHRTRVLGEAARMIQGQVRTRLTRERYVLMRRASVQIQANWRRNIAGNICRHMRREEAAIKIQKNLRRQVAKKEYGKTKSSAVTLQSGVRTMVARHEFRYKLKSKAATVIQSYWRGYSAISDYKKLKKASLVYQSKLRGRIARKQLGQSNQADKKKETEHEREVELSNRVEEAVDMSSDDAENGDEQYPKIFIRADSGLDKSFVVPSEQSGDEEIEHERQTKHSILTEDGTEKSIVLEKEKPYNNFSVVSHITNPIRDTEVESLTAEVEMLKALLVVEKQRADISERKCSEARELGERRRKRLEETERRVYQLQDSLNRLLYSMSDQFSQLKSILRSPSMSSTVATVPVVRDDLADSSENSEASSSDSDFTFPAPSTSSADNSNLQVIVQDLSSTEAKGQWNREL; this is translated from the exons ATGGCTGAAAACGTAATGGTGGATTCTCATGTATGGGTGGAAGACCCAGATGTTGCATGGATTGATGGAGTTGTTGTTGATATTAAGGGTGACGTAGCTACTGTTAAAACCAATGATGACCGTGag GTTACTGCTAATTTATCAAAACTCTATATAAAAGACGATGAGGCTCCTTCAGAGGGAGTAGAGGACATGACACGGTTGTCTTATTTGCATGAGCCTGCAGTTCTCGAGAATTTGGCTATCAGATACGGGCTCAATGAAATTtat ACTTATACAGGAAACATTCTTATTGCTGTCAATCCCTTTCAAGGACTCCCGCATCTTTATGATGTTGCGGTTATGGAAAAGTACAAGGAAGCCTCGTTCAAAGAGCTGAGCCCTCATGTTTTTGCAATTGGTGGCATTGCATATAG GGAGATGATCAATGAGGGCAGGAATAAATGTATATTGGTAAGTGGTGAAAGTGGGTCTGGAAAGACAGAAACCACTAAGGTGCTCATGCGTTACCTTGCATACTTTGGAGGGCATACTGCAGGTGAAGGAAGGACGGTTGAGAACCAAGTTTTAGAA TCAAATCCAGTTCTCGAGGCATTTGGAAATGCTAAGACTGTTAAGAACAACAATTCCAG TCGTTTTGGGAAGTTTGTGGAGATTCAGTTTGATGACATTGGTAGAATATCTGGGGCAGCCATCAGAACCTACCTCTTGGAGAGGTCTCGTGTTTGCCAAGTTTCAGATCCTGAACGTAATTATCACTGCTTTTACCTCTTGTGTGCTGCTCCTCCAGAG GATGTTGAGAGATTTAAATTAGGGGATCCTAAGTCATTTCGCTATCTTAACCAATCTAGCTGCTTCGAACTTGATGGTGTAAATGATGCAGAGGAGTATCTTGCTACTAGAAAAGCTATGGATGTAGTTGGAATAAGTGAACAAGAACAG GATGCAATTTTCAGAGTTGTGGCTGCCATTCTCCATCTTGGAAATATTGAATTTTGCAAAGGAGAAGATGCTGATTCCTCATCTCTAAAAGATGAACAGTCAATGTTTCATCTCCAAATGACGTCAGAATTGCTCAT GTGTGATTCCCATTCCTTAGAAGATGCTTTGTGTAAGCGTATGATGGTCACCCCAGAAGAAGTTATAAAAAGAAGTCTTGATCCTCTTGGCGCTGCCGTTAGTAGGGATGGTTTAGCAAAGACAATATACTCTAGACTCTTTGATTG GTTGGTGAACAAGATAAATATCTCTATCGGCCAAGACTCGCACTCTAGGCGCTTGATCGGAGTCCTTGATATTTATGGTTTTGAGAGCTTTAAAGCCAACAG TTTTGAACAATTCTGCATTAATTACACCAATGAGAAGCTGCAACAGCATTTCAACCAG CATGTATTCAAAATGGAACAAGGTGAGTATGAGAAAGAAGAAATAGATTGGAGCTACGTGGAGTTTGTTGATAATCAAGAAGTCGTGGATCTTATTGAAAAG AAGCCCGGTGGTATTATTGCTCTTCTAGATGAAGCATG CATGCTACCCAAATCAACTCCTGAAACATTTTCGGAGAAGCTGTATCAAACATTCAGGGATCATAAGCGCTTCATAAAACCAAAATTGACTCGATCAGATTTTACATTAGTTCATTATGCAGGGGAT gttcGATACCAGTCGGATCAATTTTTAGACAAAAACAAAGACTATGTTGTTGCTGAGCATCAGGATTTGTTAAATGCTTCCAAATGTTCATTTTTGTCAGGTCTTTTTCCTCCTCTTCCTAAAGAGAGTAGCAAATCTAAGTTTTCATCCATTGGCGCTCGTTTCAAG CTACAATTGCAACAGCTGATGGAGACACTGAACTATACTGAACCGCACTACATCAGATGTGTGAAGCCAAACAATTTGTTGCAGCCAACAGTGTTTGACAATGCCAATGTCTTGCATCAGTTACGCTCTGGG GGTGTTCTTGAGGCCATCAGAGTGAAATGCGCTGGATATCCAACAAATAGGACTTTCATCGAATTCTTAAATCGATTTATCATTCTTGCACCGGAGATTCTGAAAGGAGA GTACGAAGCAGATGTTGCATGCAAGTGGATTTTGGAGAAAAAGGGACTTACAGGTTACCAG ATTGGAAAAAGTAAAGTTTTCCTTAGAGCTGGTCAGATGGCAGAGCTAGATGCACACAGAACAAGGGTGCTCGGCGAAGCAGCGAGGATGATTCAAGGGCAAGTTAGAACCCGTCTGACAAGAGAACGATACGTTCTCATGCGGAGGGCTTCAGTTCAAATACAGGCTAATTGGAGAA GAAACATTGCAGGAAACATATGCAGGCACATGAGAAGGGAGGAAGCTGCCATCAAAATTCAGAAAAACTTACGTAGACAGGTTGCAAAGAAAGAGTATGGAAAGACCAAATCATCAGCAGTCACCTTGCAAAGCGGAGTCCGGACAATGGTTGCACGCCATGAATTCCGTTATAAGTTGAAGTCTAAGGCAGCAACTGTGATCCAG TCGTACTGGCGTGGTTACAGTGCTATATCTGACTACAAGAAACTGAAAAAAGCTTCTCTGGTTTATCAAAGTAAACTCAGAGGAAGAATTGCCAGAAAACAGTTGGGACAGTCAAATCAG GCTGACAAAAAGAAAGAGACAGAACATGAAAGAGAGGTGGAGCTTTCCAATAGAGTGGAAGAGGCAGTTGATATGTCAAGTGATGATGCGGAGAATGGAGACGAACAGTATCCGAAAATCTTCATCCGAGCAGATAGTGGACTTGATAAGTCCTTTGTAGTGCCTTCAGAGCAAAGTGGTGATGAAGAGATAGAACATGAAAGACAGACAAAACATTCCATCCTAACAGAGGACGGAACTGAAAAGTCCATTGTTCTCGAAAAAGAGAAGCCTTATAATAACTTTTCTGTTGTAAGCCACATAACGAATCCTATTCGTGATACAGAAGTTGAGTCCCTCACTGCCGAAGTTGAGATGTTGAAG GCCTTGTTGGTAGTTGAGAAACAAAGAGCTGACATTTCCGAGAGAAAATGTTCTGAAGCCAGAGAACTTGGTGAGAGAAGACGCAAAAGATTAGAAGAAACCGAAAGAAGAGTTTACCAACTACAAGACTCTTTGAACAG GTTGTTATATTCTATGTCGGACCAATTCTCGCAACTAAAATCCATCTTAAGATCTCCGTCTATGTCTTCAACGGTGGCTACAGTGCCAGTTGTACGTGATGATCTTGCTGACAGCTCTGAGAACTCTGAAGCTTCCTCAAGTGATTCTGATTTCACTTTTCCGGCTCCATCTACTTCTTCTGCAGATAATTCAAATCTGCAAGTCATTGTTCAAGATCTATCAAGCACAGAAGCCAAAGGTCAGTG GAACAGAGAACTATGA
- the LOC108817938 gene encoding myosin-16-like isoform X1 produces the protein MAENVMVDSHVWVEDPDVAWIDGVVVDIKGDVATVKTNDDREVTANLSKLYIKDDEAPSEGVEDMTRLSYLHEPAVLENLAIRYGLNEIYTYTGNILIAVNPFQGLPHLYDVAVMEKYKEASFKELSPHVFAIGGIAYREMINEGRNKCILVSGESGSGKTETTKVLMRYLAYFGGHTAGEGRTVENQVLESNPVLEAFGNAKTVKNNNSSRFGKFVEIQFDDIGRISGAAIRTYLLERSRVCQVSDPERNYHCFYLLCAAPPEDVERFKLGDPKSFRYLNQSSCFELDGVNDAEEYLATRKAMDVVGISEQEQDAIFRVVAAILHLGNIEFCKGEDADSSSLKDEQSMFHLQMTSELLMCDSHSLEDALCKRMMVTPEEVIKRSLDPLGAAVSRDGLAKTIYSRLFDWLVNKINISIGQDSHSRRLIGVLDIYGFESFKANSFEQFCINYTNEKLQQHFNQHVFKMEQGEYEKEEIDWSYVEFVDNQEVVDLIEKKPGGIIALLDEACMLPKSTPETFSEKLYQTFRDHKRFIKPKLTRSDFTLVHYAGDVRYQSDQFLDKNKDYVVAEHQDLLNASKCSFLSGLFPPLPKESSKSKFSSIGARFKLQLQQLMETLNYTEPHYIRCVKPNNLLQPTVFDNANVLHQLRSGGVLEAIRVKCAGYPTNRTFIEFLNRFIILAPEILKGEYEADVACKWILEKKGLTGYQIGKSKVFLRAGQMAELDAHRTRVLGEAARMIQGQVRTRLTRERYVLMRRASVQIQANWRRNIAGNICRHMRREEAAIKIQKNLRRQVAKKEYGKTKSSAVTLQSGVRTMVARHEFRYKLKSKAATVIQSYWRGYSAISDYKKLKKASLVYQSKLRGRIARKQLGQSNQADKKKETEHEREVELSNRVEEAVDMSSDDAENGDEQYPKIFIRADSGLDKSFVVPSEQSGDEEIEHERQTKHSILTEDGTEKSIVLEKEKPYNNFSVVSHITNPIRDTEVESLTAEVEMLKALLVVEKQRADISERKCSEARELGERRRKRLEETERRVYQLQDSLNRLLYSMSDQFSQLKSILRSPSMSSTVATVPVVRDDLADSSENSEASSSDSDFTFPAPSTSSADNSNLQVIVQDLSSTEAKGTENYDNDKERGFEDYF, from the exons ATGGCTGAAAACGTAATGGTGGATTCTCATGTATGGGTGGAAGACCCAGATGTTGCATGGATTGATGGAGTTGTTGTTGATATTAAGGGTGACGTAGCTACTGTTAAAACCAATGATGACCGTGag GTTACTGCTAATTTATCAAAACTCTATATAAAAGACGATGAGGCTCCTTCAGAGGGAGTAGAGGACATGACACGGTTGTCTTATTTGCATGAGCCTGCAGTTCTCGAGAATTTGGCTATCAGATACGGGCTCAATGAAATTtat ACTTATACAGGAAACATTCTTATTGCTGTCAATCCCTTTCAAGGACTCCCGCATCTTTATGATGTTGCGGTTATGGAAAAGTACAAGGAAGCCTCGTTCAAAGAGCTGAGCCCTCATGTTTTTGCAATTGGTGGCATTGCATATAG GGAGATGATCAATGAGGGCAGGAATAAATGTATATTGGTAAGTGGTGAAAGTGGGTCTGGAAAGACAGAAACCACTAAGGTGCTCATGCGTTACCTTGCATACTTTGGAGGGCATACTGCAGGTGAAGGAAGGACGGTTGAGAACCAAGTTTTAGAA TCAAATCCAGTTCTCGAGGCATTTGGAAATGCTAAGACTGTTAAGAACAACAATTCCAG TCGTTTTGGGAAGTTTGTGGAGATTCAGTTTGATGACATTGGTAGAATATCTGGGGCAGCCATCAGAACCTACCTCTTGGAGAGGTCTCGTGTTTGCCAAGTTTCAGATCCTGAACGTAATTATCACTGCTTTTACCTCTTGTGTGCTGCTCCTCCAGAG GATGTTGAGAGATTTAAATTAGGGGATCCTAAGTCATTTCGCTATCTTAACCAATCTAGCTGCTTCGAACTTGATGGTGTAAATGATGCAGAGGAGTATCTTGCTACTAGAAAAGCTATGGATGTAGTTGGAATAAGTGAACAAGAACAG GATGCAATTTTCAGAGTTGTGGCTGCCATTCTCCATCTTGGAAATATTGAATTTTGCAAAGGAGAAGATGCTGATTCCTCATCTCTAAAAGATGAACAGTCAATGTTTCATCTCCAAATGACGTCAGAATTGCTCAT GTGTGATTCCCATTCCTTAGAAGATGCTTTGTGTAAGCGTATGATGGTCACCCCAGAAGAAGTTATAAAAAGAAGTCTTGATCCTCTTGGCGCTGCCGTTAGTAGGGATGGTTTAGCAAAGACAATATACTCTAGACTCTTTGATTG GTTGGTGAACAAGATAAATATCTCTATCGGCCAAGACTCGCACTCTAGGCGCTTGATCGGAGTCCTTGATATTTATGGTTTTGAGAGCTTTAAAGCCAACAG TTTTGAACAATTCTGCATTAATTACACCAATGAGAAGCTGCAACAGCATTTCAACCAG CATGTATTCAAAATGGAACAAGGTGAGTATGAGAAAGAAGAAATAGATTGGAGCTACGTGGAGTTTGTTGATAATCAAGAAGTCGTGGATCTTATTGAAAAG AAGCCCGGTGGTATTATTGCTCTTCTAGATGAAGCATG CATGCTACCCAAATCAACTCCTGAAACATTTTCGGAGAAGCTGTATCAAACATTCAGGGATCATAAGCGCTTCATAAAACCAAAATTGACTCGATCAGATTTTACATTAGTTCATTATGCAGGGGAT gttcGATACCAGTCGGATCAATTTTTAGACAAAAACAAAGACTATGTTGTTGCTGAGCATCAGGATTTGTTAAATGCTTCCAAATGTTCATTTTTGTCAGGTCTTTTTCCTCCTCTTCCTAAAGAGAGTAGCAAATCTAAGTTTTCATCCATTGGCGCTCGTTTCAAG CTACAATTGCAACAGCTGATGGAGACACTGAACTATACTGAACCGCACTACATCAGATGTGTGAAGCCAAACAATTTGTTGCAGCCAACAGTGTTTGACAATGCCAATGTCTTGCATCAGTTACGCTCTGGG GGTGTTCTTGAGGCCATCAGAGTGAAATGCGCTGGATATCCAACAAATAGGACTTTCATCGAATTCTTAAATCGATTTATCATTCTTGCACCGGAGATTCTGAAAGGAGA GTACGAAGCAGATGTTGCATGCAAGTGGATTTTGGAGAAAAAGGGACTTACAGGTTACCAG ATTGGAAAAAGTAAAGTTTTCCTTAGAGCTGGTCAGATGGCAGAGCTAGATGCACACAGAACAAGGGTGCTCGGCGAAGCAGCGAGGATGATTCAAGGGCAAGTTAGAACCCGTCTGACAAGAGAACGATACGTTCTCATGCGGAGGGCTTCAGTTCAAATACAGGCTAATTGGAGAA GAAACATTGCAGGAAACATATGCAGGCACATGAGAAGGGAGGAAGCTGCCATCAAAATTCAGAAAAACTTACGTAGACAGGTTGCAAAGAAAGAGTATGGAAAGACCAAATCATCAGCAGTCACCTTGCAAAGCGGAGTCCGGACAATGGTTGCACGCCATGAATTCCGTTATAAGTTGAAGTCTAAGGCAGCAACTGTGATCCAG TCGTACTGGCGTGGTTACAGTGCTATATCTGACTACAAGAAACTGAAAAAAGCTTCTCTGGTTTATCAAAGTAAACTCAGAGGAAGAATTGCCAGAAAACAGTTGGGACAGTCAAATCAG GCTGACAAAAAGAAAGAGACAGAACATGAAAGAGAGGTGGAGCTTTCCAATAGAGTGGAAGAGGCAGTTGATATGTCAAGTGATGATGCGGAGAATGGAGACGAACAGTATCCGAAAATCTTCATCCGAGCAGATAGTGGACTTGATAAGTCCTTTGTAGTGCCTTCAGAGCAAAGTGGTGATGAAGAGATAGAACATGAAAGACAGACAAAACATTCCATCCTAACAGAGGACGGAACTGAAAAGTCCATTGTTCTCGAAAAAGAGAAGCCTTATAATAACTTTTCTGTTGTAAGCCACATAACGAATCCTATTCGTGATACAGAAGTTGAGTCCCTCACTGCCGAAGTTGAGATGTTGAAG GCCTTGTTGGTAGTTGAGAAACAAAGAGCTGACATTTCCGAGAGAAAATGTTCTGAAGCCAGAGAACTTGGTGAGAGAAGACGCAAAAGATTAGAAGAAACCGAAAGAAGAGTTTACCAACTACAAGACTCTTTGAACAG GTTGTTATATTCTATGTCGGACCAATTCTCGCAACTAAAATCCATCTTAAGATCTCCGTCTATGTCTTCAACGGTGGCTACAGTGCCAGTTGTACGTGATGATCTTGCTGACAGCTCTGAGAACTCTGAAGCTTCCTCAAGTGATTCTGATTTCACTTTTCCGGCTCCATCTACTTCTTCTGCAGATAATTCAAATCTGCAAGTCATTGTTCAAGATCTATCAAGCACAGAAGCCAAAG GAACAGAGAACTATGACAATGATAAGGAAAGGGGCTTTGAAGATTACTTTTGA